DNA from Mustela lutreola isolate mMusLut2 chromosome 6, mMusLut2.pri, whole genome shotgun sequence:
CGTATCTTTTGAAAAGCAGTAtcagagaaaatttaaatgattatttcatAATCTCAGCAGGTGTATCATTCCTACCTGTTACAGCAAGAAGTACACCGAAAATTTTAATCAGAGCCAGAACAAAGGAGATTCCAAAATACCcagtgagggaaaaaagaaaagcataaccATAAGTCTGAATTGGGTTCTGCAACACATAAAAAAAGCCTgttaggaaaatgcaaaacaaaccCTGAGGtattacaaatgaaataaaactacaGATTTTAATCAACTTCCTGAGCAATAATAAGCCATTCAACAATTCAGTCAAGCAAAGATTCTTATTTAGTTCTGATTTAATGGAAAACaatgatgaaattaaaaatccCCAACTTTTACATTATGAATTGCTTAAAAATTAACTTACAGGGTAAAGAAAGGATACAGTAAGCTTAAATACAAatcatttcatttctgaaataatttctgaTCTGCATATATTATATTAAAGGAGTTAtcaaattacataaaaaataatctttttgaacAAGAAATACAGAGGGAACTATTTAATGggagatgtttatttttaaaaatgtgattagtGTTTACCTTTGAACAAAATGTTACTGCAGGGCTTAATCCACTAGTGCATGTCAATCCCAATAAAATGTACACAAAACCGATTGAATATGAATACAAAACCTATGgtagataaaaaaataaagtggataagaaaaatgctatcaaaccaaagacagaaaatgaaggaGTCACAATATATGGCTCAATTAATCTACTCAATTAAATCTGAAGaacaaaccatttttaaatgatatcatTGTTTCGATATGGCTTAGCTTTCTGGAGATAATGACTGAGCCTGTTTATGAAAGTTTAGGTTTATTTTACGTACATTGTAACATAGCAGTACTGATCCTTCCATGGATACAGttatataatattcatttatttgcctgGCTTGCTTACGGAATTTAAACCACATCTGAACTTTGGGGTTCCAAAAACACacgtaaaacaaaaaaacctcccaagCTACTTATTAAACATCAGAAAACCCAAACATTAAGTTTCTAAAGATATTAACAGATAATGAAACTAAGCAGGGGCATACCTATTGCTGGATGTCTCAGTTTTCCTACAATCTCTCTAGCCCAGCTCCTTAAACTCCTCTTATGCACAATCAGCAGGGCATTGTCGTCATACTTGCGCACCTGTGACCAGTCAGGTACtaataatgctaataataatGTGCTAATCACGCTCTACATGAATTAGTTCACCTACTTCTCACAGCCAGCCTATGAGTTAGACACTCTTAAATGATCAATCCTCAGTCTGCAgataaaagaaactaaaacttAGAGATAATAAGTCATTTTCCCCCGATAAGAGAACTGTAAAGCTAGGATATAGATGAAGCAATCCTAGTCCAGACTCTAAGCACTTAACCACTGTATTATAGCAACTTTCTAGCTACTTATACTTTCTTGATTCCTTATCTAGGAAGAGTGGTGATGAATTTCAAGAAAACTTCTGACCGAGATTAAAGACTCCTTAAAGATGCCCATTCTGCTGACAAAACAAAGTAACAGGAAACACCATTCCTATATACCCTTCATGTGGTATGCTCTCTGTCTAGCAAGGGGTTGGCTGTCAAATtaatgtacacatacacatgatAACTTTCCTATATCCAAATACCAACCAGGTAGAAGATGTAAGGAAAGAAAGGGCATTATTTGCAGTAACAACAGCAAAAAGATGAACCCCCTAACAATAACTTCAATAAGAAATATGTTggatttatatgaaaaaaatttaataagaatctaagggacatttaaaaaaagcCACTTGAATATAAGCAAAGtcataccttatttttttttttttaagattttattatttatttgacagagatcacaagtaggcagagaggcaggcagagagagagaggaggagggtgatgtggggttcaatcccaggaccctgagatcattacctgagccaaaggcagatgcttaacccactgagccacccaggtgccccaatcatacCTTATTCTTGAACTGAAAAAGACTCAAGTGTATAGATGCCATTCTCCCTAACTTAACTTATAGTTCAATGCCATACTAATCACAATTAACAATGGTGTTTTCTAGTTTATTTGGGGGATCTGAATAGCCCAGAATAACTAATGGTAGtaatattcaaaaaacaaaaggaatattcCTGGCTAGTCCTAGCAGATGGTAAATGTATGATAAAGCTGCTGTCATCATATGGTTTTGGTGCAGAAGTGAATTCAAAAGAATACTACTCTGAATCCTCCATTAGAATATTatatgatggggcgcctgggtggctcagagggttaagcctctgctttcggctcagatcatgatctcagggtcttgggatcgagccccgcatcaggctctctgctcagcagggagcctgcttcttcctccctctctgcctgcctctctgcctatttgtgatctctatcaaataaataaataaaatcttaaaaaaatatattatatgataaagAAGGCCCTTCTgctggaaaagtagatttttcaataaatgatactgGGGCAagtagatagataaagaagaaagttttttaaagttctggTTGGATCAAAGACTTAtttagggaagcctgggtggctcagttggttaaacgtccgattcttggttttggtGAGGTCAGTCTCAGGTTACAAcactgagtcccatgtcaggtgctgagctgggagtggagcctgcttaaaattctctctccctttctccatatGCCACCCCCtcatctctctcactctttaaaacaaaaaaataaaaacacaaaaacaagcaaacaaacaaaaaattaattaaaaaggcaATCATAACATGAGTAGACAACGTGGGTAAAATTCTTAAATCTTCAAAGTTGGGAAAGCCCTTTTCAATCATAATAGGTAGTCAGAACCCATGAAGAAAAAGGGGAATCATTAAAATGACAAACTTCTAAATGGAAAACAATACCAAATACAAAGAGAGAAAAGTGATGAAGAAAGcaaatttttaatatgtaaaaaatatcctacaaatgaaaaaatttatcaaatattatACAATAAGCTCTTGGCAGGGGTAGTGGTACCTTTACGTTTTAGTTCTCATGATGTTTTAATGTATTACTTTTACGAAAATGATGACGacaaactagtttaaaaatgccATACAAGTCCTTAATACCATAACTATTTCATCAGGTTAAACACATCACCACTTCTGCGTCTATCTGCTGTGAAGAAAAAGCGCTGGGGTACTTACCATTTCTGAATTAGAAGCATTATGCAGTTTCATAGCTTTCTCTTGAACATTTCCGATGACAGCATCTGCGCACAGTGCCAGGGAAATAAGGATCACACCTTTAAGAAAGCATAGGAGAAACACAACCTCTTTATTTAAATAGGCGAACAACAATCAAGATTTATCAGAGATTTAATTggggtaaaaaaaacaaaagcagatctTAAATCACCCTGTTTCAGTAAAAGTTGATTTTTATCTACAACAGCTGTAATGGCCACAGATATGTTAAAAACACAAGTAACCGGCACTAATAAATTATATTCAGGCTTATTTTGTTTCCCTATTAGATCAAATAATAGTTCTGCTTTTAAGTAGGATGGAATGTTTGAAAGGAATACTGTATTAAACAACTATAGAAGAAATTCTTGGGAGCACTACTGGAACTAGCAGTTAGTCAGTTAATTGAAAAAATCAGACGAGGAGGGAAATCATTAAAAGTGTTACCTACATTactaaaatcatttcatttagAACTCAAGAACATGCACACAGTTGCCAAGGTCTTTTCTCTCAGTACGGGTCCTAACTTAAATTATGTACGTTCTCCTCTGTATAAACCACACTTGCAACACACATTGTTAATGCTTTCCTAGTTGTTTCTGTTAAAAAGCACATGGAAAATGCAGGAACTTCTCAGTTGGGTGAAAGTGAAAGAATTCTTTCACACTTGTATGATATTTTTTTACAGTTGTTTCCTAGTGATTTTATTGACGAGTCAACCAAACTGTTTCAATTAACTTAACAGAAACTATTCTGTCTTTCTTCAAATTGTTTTTGAAcaatttaagtaatattattacATGGTTATTGGAATAGGTACAACTGGCATACACAAAGCTGGAAATCAACACTCATGCAAATGAGCATGTCTACCTGAGAAGCAGGCTGTTAACGGCAAGTGTGTGGGACCCTGGTCACCAGCCATGGTGCTttacagaaagaacaaaaggcagcGTTGGTTACCTCCAGGAGTCTGATGGGATTTAAGGAAGTTTcccttttgcattattttttaacaagGTATAAGCAATTacagggagaagaaaaatatacGTGTATGCATTTAATAGAGAACTTTCAAGTCTTCAGACTTATTCTTCAATTTGCCTTTTGATCATCTCACTTTGTGGCATTTATTATCAAATCATAAATTTTTATCCACCAAACTTGATTCTGAATGCTCTTTTCCTTATTTCAAATATCAAATTtgtcaaaacaaaaagacaagctTCTGTTGAAGACCCTGAATACAATATCCTCGCTACTAACAGGCCATTCGAAGACATTCCAAAAATGTTCTGAGCAATGACAATGGTGTGAAAATATCTGAACTGCACCCTGAAGAGAATAtttaaaggcagacatttatctGAATAAGTAAATTCTGATATATTCACTTTATAcattcaaagttttatttaagtctACCTTAAGTAACCATCTTAATAGTTAATCCAATCTCTTTTAGATAATATATTGTCAGACTAGGGGCTGTGATAAGTGCTCATCAGTTATTCCTAATGATGAAATACTATTAAGTTTCAATTCTCTTACCAAATATTTCCTGGGGAGTCAGAATGGGTTGGCACTACATCACCGTGAGAAGTTGCAGGACTACTGTCACTACCTCATTCCATCATTGTCCCCCATGCGCAGCAAGTGTATACACTTTCTTATCTATTATTTCATCACTTTAGTCAACCCTCCCACTGGCCTTGTGTAAGGCAAGCTATCATCATTTAGCTCTGTTTTAAAAGGGAAGCATAAAGGGGTCTGACAATCTATCCATGATTATAATTTTAAGTGACCTGAACAGAACTGGAAGCCATGTCTCTAACTGCAAATTCTGTGCCTTCTCTAAAACtactttttcataaaaaaaagagtcaattaCCTCAGTTTTCATATACAGTCTTCCTCTTTGTGTTGCTGACATGAAGTGTTCCTGAAAAATCTAAGCCATGTCAGACACATCTATCACTATAAGCTTTCCAGAGTAAAACTCATCAAAGTAGTGATCACTTATACTCTGAACAATCAAAATTGAAAGAGATGTAATAGGTTCCACCAGAATCTTCTGGTTGTCAAAAGGGTTGCTCCAAGAGCCTATACTGGTTACATTTAAATCCACTAACTTAGCCTGGTTAAGAAACTTAATAAAGAAGGTTGACTCATAGCCAGTAAGTAAAGTTTTGATTCttggaaagaacaacaaagctgatgtaaaagattttctttatgtaaTACTTTTCTTCTCATGAATAATtagaattttttcccatttttcagagtTTCTCTgaacacctttttatttttttccccctgctgagGAGCTACTGGTATAAATGCAACCATATAAAAGCataaattatgaaaaacagtCACGGTGTGACCTTCCCAGCCCAGACCCCTAAAACTCCCTgagatggaagggaggaagggaaagccCAAAACTGCCTTAGAAGGCTGTAGCCCCGGGTCCATGCAGGCCTGGCCTGGCTGGGATGGGGGAAACCGGGTGCCACCAACAGTTAGGGGAAAGCCCACAGAGCTTCCCATGAAGTCCATGTCAATGGTGAAGTCCAGGTCATGATTATTCTTGGCACTGGCCGCATGCCAGGGGTGCCACAGCTCTCACCAGTCTTCACTGTCAGGTAGTCTTCCATGTAGAATACTGCTCCACCATACATACAGGGACTTGGGACTGGTGAAGCCTGTCCTCTTGCAGCAGCAAGGGACTTGATATTGAGGTAAGCCACAGGTCATTCCACTTCACTTGCAGGCAGAAGCCCTGGAGACGTGAAAGTCAGGTCTTCTATCTTGATAGTGTAGATGCCCACTCCTTTACGAGGTAGGCCTTGGTAACCAGCTGCATGGGGTGCACCACATCTACCAAGGGCTCCTTGAAGGACACATCTTTAATATAAGACATGTCATAGCCATATACATTCTCCCACCAGTAGCTCTTGTCATCTTTGTACTGCCTGTCTTCAATGGCTGTTATATATAGAGTGGCTTGGTATGGGAATATTAGGCCACCAGGTGCCTGCCACTTATCTGGAGCACAGAGCACCTCACTGAGCACTGATCCATAGAAGAGGCAATAGCTCATCCACTCACTAATGATGTCCACCTTCTCCACCAAAGTGCTTCCTCCGCCTTCCTCTTGATGGCAGTCATCATGTGGTCCAACTTGGCTTTGACAATCTTCACCGCATAATCAGAGATACTGGAACTCTTGTTCCCAATGACCTCGTGGGCTCTAGCCTTGGGAGCAAACATAGAGGATCCATGTGCCTGAACCCACATCCAACACCACCTTGTCCTTAAAGAGCTGCCAGTTCTGAAATGGAGTTTTGGTATGTGAGGCTGTGCACCTCATCTTTCAACATCTCTTCCTGAAGGCCGAAGTGAGCACAGGAATCAAAGTAATAACCTCTGGATGTCATCATCACGTCTTCAGCCATGGGTTTCTTGCTGCTTTCTGCCTGGTTACAGGAGACCTCCATGATGTAGTTTGTTGCCTTGGGTGCCGCCATCTTCATCCATACCTACTCCTCCTCTTGCCCAAAGAGGCCCCTTCCAACAcctaagtattttaaatactgtttCTGTCAGGCTAGTAGATGGGATGATAATAAGCTTATGAATAAAACTCAGTAATGTAAGTATGATAATATTGTACACATAATAATTTCTCTTCAAGGTCTttagaataaaaacaattattgtAACACATTTATACTTATTTAGTTCTAAATATACTATAATACCTATTCTGTCTGTGAagaatctaaattttatttacaaaggtCTATCTGGCACACTGTAAGGTAACTTCATGGTGGAAAGTTCAGGCACTTTAGATTCTAAACACATTTAGAGCACAGAGTTCagtattaacatataacataactTTCCCTCTTCAGCTAAAACAATGACAAATAAATGtacaatttcaattttaaaaaaagagaataaaaagttaCTGATGTGATTTGTCTATAACTCATGTGTAAACTTCCAGCTCCGACCATGAGAAATTTCTCTACGATGCACCTAATCGCAGATTTTGACTGGCCAAACAGCTTCCTGTCAGGTCAAAATACAAGAGCACTAAAAATAACTCTTACATTGCCAGGACcataatatttttactatatctTATATGGAAAGTCTGAAAGCTTTATGTTAGATATGAAAATCACAGATGTCACACCATCCTTTGAAATTCTTACGAAATTGCAAAAGTTCTTACTCTTAAACCAAAATACCTGCAAAATCCAGGAGCCCAAATATTTCCCTTACCTGTCAGGTTGAAATTAGGTGCAATCGTGCTGTCAGCGAGGGTGAACCATATCAGGCCAAGACTCATACATACTGCAGCAGACACATCTGCAATGTTATAGCGcttccctgtgtcaaataaatgaaagccaAGCTCATTACGCAAATGCCCACTTGGCACAGTTTTAGACTATGTGTCTAACCAAGTTGAGCAGGATCTGCGCTTTATACCCAAAGTCAAAAGTGTATGAAGAACACTTAGATCAACGCCTGAGACAGTCACAGAAGAAGGGCTTCTGAGAATTAATGACCAGTGAGCACCAACATGTCCTTGTAAGTCAGACAGAAGATCCTACTTTACATGTTATGAGAGTGAGTAAACAGACTAGAGTTTGTGGACACGAGTGCCTCCTTTACTTCATATATAATAGAAGGTATTAATTTTCTTATAGTTTATACATTTGCAAAGTAACCAGAGCAATTATTCAGGTTATAGAACTGTTTAAGTTTACAACTACCATAATCAGATAACTTCTAGATTGGTGAGAATTAACCTGTTACAGTGTATCCACATTTCAATAAAATCATGTACTGTAACTTTTTCACAAGGATCGCTAAGGAAATATTATACATGCATGTGGTTTTTAATGGGAATTTGTGTCAGTACTTTTTCCTGCATGAACATTTAAAACCCTAAAATTATATGTGAAGTAGCCAGCAGACACACTTTCATTAGAGGGCCTCTGTGGGCAGGCatcaaatgtaaaaaatgaagttGGGCTGTATAAGAACTTCAGTGATACAAAGGCCCTTGATTATCAATGTAAGTATTTCTCATGAATAACAAAATGACATGAATAACAAAAACTTGTTCGACTTGCTATTACAATTTCTTCTTTACTCCTTTTTCCACATAGCTTGTAACTTAGTTGGGGATCTAGGAAGCCAATAAGCCAGCAGACCTGGTAAAAAAGCAGTTCTGCTCAGGTTAAGCTTACTTCATAGTGAGAATTGCCCATTTGTATAatgaagggagaaggaggagccctgaggagcagaagaatgaaagagcTGAAAAAGGGGGTTTTCCAGGTATTTCTGAGCTATGCCTTTAATACATGAACACAGTATTTTTGGAAATGTGATAGAttccagattaaaagaaaaaaaataataaaatactatttttatctttcttaaatCCGAATTACTGATTTCTAATACTAGGAGATATCACAGAAGTATCAGTGTTTTTATAATACCTTATTTTTATAAGATGTCACTCAGAACTGTTCTAGTATTGAGAAtgtttactgaaaatatttaactaGAGTTTAATGTTTTTCCTAATGCTAGATGCCATAACATATCCTATTAGTTTCAAACAGTATGAAAATATATCATTACTATACCTTGAATAAAAACTCCTCCTAGCATAACAGGAATCAATTTGCAGCACTTGAAGATGACTTGGGTAGGATAATTCAGGTAGCCCAAGGAAGTATTTGATAACCCCATAGTACCCACAGTTAGAAAAGCTATTATCATGTAGGTTTTTCCTGGTATTCTgtaaaagacaatttttaaaatcttcattttggGACCCAATTCATACTACTGTAAGATAATATGTTTACAATGTGTAACTGCCTAATTTCTGTTGAATATTTCTAGCACTATTGGTGAAATAGcactattttaaaagttatcaCACTTATATGAAAGAATGTTGGTAAAAACAACAATTTACCCTTATTTAATCAATCACAAGCGAGAACTTTCAATTGTGTGAAAAAATCGTGTCAGAGTTACATAGATTCTTCCagatggtataaaaaaaaatgctggtaagaagtttttttttttttaacagccgTTCTACCATATATATAAAAACTATCTTGActaaatttaggaaaaaagagTTGAGTCTTAAACAATATTGACCCCCATAACAGTAAAAGGCACCTTAACTAATTTTCAACTTCTAAATTGTTGTTCTGTTTCCTAATGTTCCCATCTAGCATTAGGAAAAATACATTCAGCCCTTCTGCTAAAATAACCTGAGCAGAATATCTACAGATATTCTGGAGTGGCAGCTTAAAACTCTAAACATGGTTTTTATTACCACGATGTCAACTTTAACTCTGTATTCCACAAGATGTTACAATAATCAACTCTTCAAGATGGAGATTCTGATTCTCTCCTCACGATCCCAAATCACTACTTTGGGTTCTATCTGAATTTCCTAAAGGGGTGTTTAATTTGGCATCTTCAGAATTTTGCAATATCATTGCAAGCATATGCTCACTTTGACAAGATATTTAATGGTCTAAAATAATCTTGTACAACACTGGTGTGACTAATACATGAAGTACTATTCACATAATCAGATTATGCTGCATACTTGGAAGTAGCTTCCACTTTGGGATTTGTGTTCACATTTAAATCAAGACAACAAAATtcctccttatttttttatttggctaGATATAAGGCAAAATAATTTACtggaaaattcaattaaaatatatcttttccaCTTATATTTCAATTTGAGGCCTTTCCTACTTTACTACTAATACACTAGTCAACATTTAAAGTCCATGCAGAAATAACCTGGCATGCACATATGCATCGGTGTTACCCAAACAAGGATTTCTACGCCATCTGTGGGGCTTAATCCTCAGTGAGGTATCATCAGGAAGGACAGCACTGCTCCTCCAATAATGATAGAAGTCACAGTGGTCCAATTTCCTCAGACATAAATTGCACACAGTggccagaaaataaatttttttttttttgcctcaagtcagaaaaaatcacaaggaatagTGATTATAGAAGTAACAACCAcaggtagaaagaaaaggaacctaAAATTCAGGAGGCCTATATTCAGAGGGTCAAAACTCTGACAGCAACCTGCTGTATAGATGCATGAAAACCCCAGTCCTCCTCGCGGTGTGTTCAGCCACTGGTGAGACCAGGACATTAGATTCATCATTTTCCTCTTGAGTGCCGCGTGGCTGTTTTATTTAGTATCCCAAATTCTTACTTCTTTAGGCAGGGGGGTGGGCTGTGACTTTCAACAGCCCCTTTACAACCAATGTGACAGATCTCCTTTATTAAAACCTCATGCAAAGTAATAATAAAGTTACAAGGTAACTTTGGTGAAAAATAACAAGTCGTGTATTTAGGGTGTTAAGGCTTACAATGCACCCCCCGCACATTACACATTTGATCCTCAAATGTCAGCGAATTTAAGCAACTCCCTAGAGGTCTAAAGAGAGTTAATTAGAGGCCATGCCAAGACTCAAATACATGTTTTCTGACTTCAAATCCTTTACTCTTTCAAGTATATAGTATTCATATaaacataggaaaaaagaaagaaaaaaagagaaaactaagcAAAGAGTTTGGCTACTTAAAGGTCTAAAGAGCAAGGCCACTTCAATTCAGAAATATGTCATTTAGCATATTTTCACTGTAACATACCTTTAAAggctttttctaaaaatattttttaatgtgcctTGGAAATGAAAAAGTTTCAattcataattatatttattatacgtCTGTAAATTCTTCTCCTTCATTTATGTTTAAATCAAcacaaattattttatctttaaaaatatggttatggtaaaaaaaaaaatgttatggttATCTGGTTTAAGGCTTGGGATAAACATGGCTGGAGACTCACTCCCTATTTCATTTGGGTAGATGCAAgcaaggtgtatttttttttttttttttttttaagtaggctccaagcccagtatggaacccagtgtggggtttgaactcaggaccctgagatcaagacctgagctgagattaagagtaggatgcttaactgacttagccaccaaggcaccccagaggtgtatcttttttaaaggagataGATCTTTGTGTtgctttccattttataaagataGCATTAGATTATTTTACTTTGGAAACAGACGTCCAGCAGTTTGCAATTGGTAATGAATCATcatgctt
Protein-coding regions in this window:
- the SLC35B3 gene encoding adenosine 3'-phospho 5'-phosphosulfate transporter 2 isoform X2, whose amino-acid sequence is MDLKFNNSRKYISITVPSKTQTMSPHIKSIDDIVVLGINLSRFNKLTQFFICVAGVFVFYLIYGYLQELIFSMEGFKSYGWYLTLVQFAFYSIFGLIELQLIQDKRRRIPGKTYMIIAFLTVGTMGLSNTSLGYLNYPTQVIFKCCKLIPVMLGGVFIQGKRYNIADVSAAVCMSLGLIWFTLADSTIAPNFNLTGVILISLALCADAVIGNVQEKAMKLHNASNSEMVLYSYSIGFVYILLGLTCTSGLSPAVTFCSKNPIQTYGYAFLFSLTGYFGISFVLALIKIFGVLLAVTVTTGRKAMTIVLSFMFFAKPFTFQYVWSGLLVVLGIFLNVYSKNMDKIRLPSLYDLINKTVEMRKSRTLAQTV